Part of the Rubrobacter calidifluminis genome is shown below.
CCGGCCTCCTCGGTGAGGTCCGCGAGGAGGCTGGCCGAGAGCGGGGCCCACTCGGCGGGCTTGAGGATCACGGTGCAGCCGGCGGCGAGCGCCGGGGCGACCTTCCAGGTCGAGAGCATGAACGGTGCGTTCCAGGGGGTTATCGTCGCCGCGGGCCCGGCGGGCATCCTCTGCACCCGGTTCCAGGTCCCCTGCGAGCGCCAGTCGCGCTCCTCGTAGGAGGCGGCGAGCCCGGCGTAGGCGCGGAAGTTGCGCGCCCCGCGGTGGATGACCCGCGCCCGCAGCGAGCGCAACAGCATCGCCATGTCCTCGCACTCGACCGCCGCGAGGGACTCGACGTTCTCGTCTATGAGGTCGGCGAGGCGCCTCATGTAGGTGCCCCGCCCCTCGGGCCCCAGGGAAGCCCACCGCGGGAAGGCTTCTTTCGCCGCGCGTACAGCCCGGTCGGCCTCCTCCTCGCCGCCGCGGGAGACGTAGGCGATGGGCTCGCAGCTCATCGGCGAGATCACCTCGAAGCGCTCCCGGCTCGGCACCCTCTCGCCGCCGATGTAGTGGTCGGTCGAGACCTCGACCCCGGCCACCTTCGCGGTGTTCTCGTGCGTTCCTGCGCTCATCTCTGCTGGATCTCCTTGACGGTCTCGAGGTCGTCCACGGTGTAGCCGAGCGTCATCCGGTATCCCCGCCCGACTTTCACCGGGGCGAGGATGTGGTGCTCCTCGCCCTCGGCCGGGTAGAGCTCGAGCGTGGCCTCGCCCTCGACGGCCGTAGAGGAGGCCCGGTCCCGGCTCAGGAGCTTCACCAGCTCGTGCACCTGCGGGTCGTCGTGGCGGCCGCGGGCGAGGCGGGGGAAGTGCCGGACGTTGACGATGGGGGGCGCGTTGTGGCGCGGGCCCTCCTCCGAGGGGCCCTCCACCGTGAGGGTCATGCGTGAGATCATGCGTCCCCGCGCCGAGCAGGTCGCTCCGTAGCGGGCGCCCTCCCCGAGTCCCGGGTCGGCGGCCACCCCCCCGAGCCCGAAGGTGCGGGTCATCCAGATCGACCCGAGCTTCTTGGGGAACCCCTGGATCCAACCGCGCACGAGCGCGAAGTCCTGGTCCACCCAGATGAAGGGGCAGGTGGTGACCTCCTCGCCGTCGAGCAGGGCGTTCACGACGAGGAAGAACTCCCTGTACTGGGCGCGCACCGGGTCCAGAAGCTCCTCGCCCTCCCCGGAGCACGACTGCCAGTCGGCGAAGACCGCCGCGCACCGGCCCGCGTCGGGGTGTGGATCGAGGCCCTCCGGGAGGACCGAGCGGGCGGCGTCGGGGTCGGCCCAGTAGTCCACGACGAGGAGGTCTCCGACGTAGTGCCAGGGCGGGTGGGGGACGAGGCTCGCCCTGCCGGTGCTGGTGCGGGGGATCGAGTAACCTTTCAGGCTCAAGTGGAGACCTCCTCGGGTAGCGGATATCCCAACATCTCCAGGCTCTCGCGCTCGGAGGCTATCGCGGCCTCGTCGAAGCGGAAGTACGAGCGGGGTGGGAGCTGGCCCCAGGTGTTGGACGAGAAGCGGTCGTCGGGCCAGCGGCGGACCTCGTGGTCGTCCTCGAGCTGCTCCATGTCGCAGTAGAGCTCGACGAAGCACTCCTCCTCGACGATGCGCACGTAGGAGGCGATGTTGCCCCCGATGCCGTGCCGGACGGGGCCCCAGGCCACCCACCTGCCGCGGCGGCCCAGGTGGTCGAGCGCGGCGCGCATCTGCCCGATGTCGACGACGTCGAAGGCGAGGTGGTGGAAGTGGGAGTACCCCTTGTCCACGAGCGCCATCACGTGGTGGTCGCGCCCTATGTGCAGCCAGACCCCGCCGTCGCCGAGCCAGTCGGTCACCTTCATCCCGAGCACCCGCGTGTAGAACTCGAGCTGCTCCCGGATGTTCGCGGTGAGGAAGTTGACGTGCCCGAGCCGGCGCGGGTGGCCGGGGGCGGGGTTGGCGAGCGGCCGGGCCTGCGGGGTGAAGCGCATCCTCTCGTCCTCCCGCCGGTATCCGAGGAGCCGCACCCGGTTGCCCTCGGCATCTTCGACCTCGAGCGCGCCCTCCTTCTCCTCCCAGCCGACGCCGCACTCCTCGAGGTGGCGTCGGGCGTCGTCGAGGGTGCACGAGCGGGAGAGCTCGTAGGCGACGTGCCCGAGGCCGCCCTTCTCCGAGTAGACGAGCTCGACGGAGAAGGGCTCGTCGTCGCAGGCCAGGCGTACCCTGTCCGCGCTCCTCTCGCGCTCGGCGAGCCCGAACTCCACGCTCCAGCGCGGGGCGGCCTCGGCGACGTCCCGGGTCAGGAGGCTGACGTGGGCTATGCGGCGCAGCGAGATCATGCGGCCTCCACCCGGACGGGCATGCGCTTTATGCCGTTGAAGAAGTTGGAGCGCAGCCGGTCGACCTTCCCGGCGAGCTCGACCGAGCGCAGCCGCGGGATGAGTTCCTCGAAGGTCACCCGGACCTCCATCCGGGCCAGGTGCGCCCCCAGGCAGAAGTGGACGCCCCCGGGGCCGAAGGTCATGTGCCGGTTGGGGTTTCGCCCGACGTCGAAGGTGTTCGGGTTCTCGAAGACGGCCTCGTCGCGGTTGCCGGAGGTGAACCAGGTCGTCACCTTCGCCCCGGCGGGGATCCTCGTCCCGGCGAGCTCGGTCTCCCGGGTCGTGGTCCTGCGGAAGTGGTGCACCGGGGTCGCCCAGCGCAGCATCTCCTCGGCCGCCGAGGGGTAGAGCGAGGGGTCGCGCCTGAGGCGCTCGAGCTGGTCGGGGTTCTCGATCAGGGCCAGCAGGCCGTGGGTTATCGTGTGGCGGGTCGTCTCGTTGCCGGCGGTGGCCAGAAGCACGAAGTTGACGTCGTACTCGCGTGGGGTGAGCCCGCCGAAGGCCATCTGGGTGATGATGTCGTCCTTGGGGTTCCTGCGGCGCTCGGCGGCGAGGGCGCGTCCGATCCTGAAGAGCTCGAGCGCGGCCGGGCTCGAGAACGGCAGCAGCCGGTGCTCGGGCCTCTCCGGCGGCCGGGCGAACTCCGGGTCCTGGTTGCCGAGCAGGTGGTCGCCGATCTCGATGATGTAGCGCCGCTCCTCCTGCGGGACCCCGAGGATGTCCGCGAAGACGCGCATCGGGATCTCCGAGGAGATCTCGCGCACGAAGTCGAACTCGCCCTTCGGCAGCGCGCCCTCTATCACCTCGCGGGCGACCTGGCGTACCTGATCCTCCCACCCCCGAACCGACTTCGGGGTGAACTTGCCCTTGATGAGCGCCCGGATCTCGTTGTGCCGGGGCGGGTCGAGGTCGATCATGGACTTGCGGGCTTCGATCTGGTCTGGTTCCAGGTCTTCGAGGGAGGTGCCGCCTATCTCCGAGGAGTAGACGTCCCAGCGGCGGTGGACCTCCCGGATGTCCCAGTAGCGGGTCACGGCCCAGAAGCCGGGGCCGTCGGGTTCGGGGTTGAAGTGCACCGGGTCCTCCCGGCGCAGGATCTCGAACCACTCGTGGGGCACCCGCTCGACGAAGGCGTCCGGGTTGGAGAGGTCTATTTCCTCCAGGCTTGCGGTCCTGGTGGCGTCGGTCATCTCCTCCTCCTTAGAGATGGTGCAGGTACTCGTCTATCTCCCAGTCCGAGACCCAGGTGCGGTGACGTTCGGCCTCGAAACGCTTGACCGCGAGGAAGGTCTCGACGATCTCCGTGCCGAGCCCCTCCACCAGCACCTCGTCTCTCTCCAGCGCCTCGAGCGCTTCTTCCAGCGTCTCCGGCAGTGGGTCTCCGGCCTCCGGTCCCGCGGCGTGGTAGGCGTCGCCGCCGACCGGCGGCGGGGGCTCGAGGCCCCTGCGCACGCCGTCGAGGCCCGAGAAGAGCACCGCGGCTATCGCCAGGTAGGGGTTGGCGCTCCCGTCCCCGACCCTCACCTCGACCCGGGTCGCCCGGCCGCGCTCGGCCGGGATGCGGACGAAGGCGGTGCGGTTGTCCCAGCCCCAGTTGGCGTGGGTGGGGGCGAGCGAGTCGGGCACCAGCCTGCGGTAGGCGTTCACCGTTGGGTTCAGAAACGCCATCGCGCCGCAGGCGTGGGCGAGGATGCCGGCGACGAAGCTCCGCATCACGCCGGAGACCCCGTCCGGGTCGTCCTCCTGCGCGAAGGCGTTCTCGCCCTCCCGCTCGGCCGAGAGGTGCAGGTGGAACCCCGAGCCACCCTGGTCGTTGAAAGGCTTGCCCATGAAGGTCGCGACGAGCCCGCAGGAGGCGGCGACGTCCTTCACGGCGCTCTTCAGCCGGAAGGCCCGGTCCGCGGCGGCGAGCGCCGGGCCGTGGTGCAGGTTGATCTCGTACTGTGAGTTCATGAATTCGTGGTTGGCGGCGAAGGCGCCGAGGCCCATCTTCGAGAGGTCTTCGGCGAGCCGGCGGACGACGCCCCTCGGGTCGGCCTGCGGGCCCGCGGTGTAGACCATGCTCAGGTTGTCCACGTAGCGGCGCACTCCGTTCTTCGCCTGAGGGTCGGGCACGCACAGGAAGAACTCGAGCTCGGGCCCGACCACCGGGGAGAGCCCTATCTCCTCGAAGGCGGCCACGGCCCGGCGCAGCGCCCCCCGCGGGTCGGCCGGACGCCGCGAGTTCTGGCTCACGGGCTCGAGGTCGGCGATGCAGCAGGCCACACCGGGCTCCCAGGGCAGTGGGGTGAGCGTCGAGAGGTCGGGGTAGGCAATCATGTCCGGATAGCCCTCCTCGCCGCCCACGACCGGTACGTGGCGCAGGTCGGTGCCCATGACCGCCGAGCAGAAGGCGAGCCCGTGCTCGGTCGCCCGACCGAACTCCGCGACCGGTACGTCCTTGCCCCGCGCCACCCCGTGCAGGTCCGGGTAGATCACCCGCACGGAGGTGACCGATCCGTCGAGGAGTATCTCGGTGGTCTTCTCTTCCGTCCTCTGCTCCTGAGGTGTCATGCTCTGTGGCTCCTTTCTCTCACCGCCCGCTCGAAGAACGCGTCGAAGAGCCTGAAGGCGGCTTCTTTGGCGGCGTGTTCTTTCTCCGGCGGGGCTTCGAGCAGCGCGAGAGGGTCTTCCACCCCGTAGCGGGAGAGCCTGCCGGAGGAGAGGTCCTTGCGGGCCCATCCTGCGACCACCTCGACGGTGCTCTCCGGGTGGAACTGGACCCCGAGGTGGGGACCGAACCTGAAAGCCTGCACCGAGCGTCTGGTGCGCGCCAGCTCCTCTGCCCCGGGCGGGGTCTCGAAGCCTTCGAAATGCCACTCGAGCCAGGGGCCCGGCGGGATCTCTTCGGGGTCTTTGGTCTCTACCTCGCACCAGCCGAGCTCGGGCTCGGGCAGGGGACCGACCTCGCCGCCGAGGACGCTCGCGAGCACCTGACCGCCGAAGCACAGCCCGAGGACCGGTACCTCCTCCTCGACGCACCTGCGGACGAGATCGAGTTCTGCGGCCACGGC
Proteins encoded:
- a CDS encoding acetoacetate decarboxylase family protein, with translation MSLKGYSIPRTSTGRASLVPHPPWHYVGDLLVVDYWADPDAARSVLPEGLDPHPDAGRCAAVFADWQSCSGEGEELLDPVRAQYREFFLVVNALLDGEEVTTCPFIWVDQDFALVRGWIQGFPKKLGSIWMTRTFGLGGVAADPGLGEGARYGATCSARGRMISRMTLTVEGPSEEGPRHNAPPIVNVRHFPRLARGRHDDPQVHELVKLLSRDRASSTAVEGEATLELYPAEGEEHHILAPVKVGRGYRMTLGYTVDDLETVKEIQQR
- a CDS encoding VOC family protein, giving the protein MISLRRIAHVSLLTRDVAEAAPRWSVEFGLAERERSADRVRLACDDEPFSVELVYSEKGGLGHVAYELSRSCTLDDARRHLEECGVGWEEKEGALEVEDAEGNRVRLLGYRREDERMRFTPQARPLANPAPGHPRRLGHVNFLTANIREQLEFYTRVLGMKVTDWLGDGGVWLHIGRDHHVMALVDKGYSHFHHLAFDVVDIGQMRAALDHLGRRGRWVAWGPVRHGIGGNIASYVRIVEEECFVELYCDMEQLEDDHEVRRWPDDRFSSNTWGQLPPRSYFRFDEAAIASERESLEMLGYPLPEEVST
- a CDS encoding cytochrome P450, translated to MTDATRTASLEEIDLSNPDAFVERVPHEWFEILRREDPVHFNPEPDGPGFWAVTRYWDIREVHRRWDVYSSEIGGTSLEDLEPDQIEARKSMIDLDPPRHNEIRALIKGKFTPKSVRGWEDQVRQVAREVIEGALPKGEFDFVREISSEIPMRVFADILGVPQEERRYIIEIGDHLLGNQDPEFARPPERPEHRLLPFSSPAALELFRIGRALAAERRRNPKDDIITQMAFGGLTPREYDVNFVLLATAGNETTRHTITHGLLALIENPDQLERLRRDPSLYPSAAEEMLRWATPVHHFRRTTTRETELAGTRIPAGAKVTTWFTSGNRDEAVFENPNTFDVGRNPNRHMTFGPGGVHFCLGAHLARMEVRVTFEELIPRLRSVELAGKVDRLRSNFFNGIKRMPVRVEAA
- a CDS encoding glutamine synthetase family protein, whose product is MTPQEQRTEEKTTEILLDGSVTSVRVIYPDLHGVARGKDVPVAEFGRATEHGLAFCSAVMGTDLRHVPVVGGEEGYPDMIAYPDLSTLTPLPWEPGVACCIADLEPVSQNSRRPADPRGALRRAVAAFEEIGLSPVVGPELEFFLCVPDPQAKNGVRRYVDNLSMVYTAGPQADPRGVVRRLAEDLSKMGLGAFAANHEFMNSQYEINLHHGPALAAADRAFRLKSAVKDVAASCGLVATFMGKPFNDQGGSGFHLHLSAEREGENAFAQEDDPDGVSGVMRSFVAGILAHACGAMAFLNPTVNAYRRLVPDSLAPTHANWGWDNRTAFVRIPAERGRATRVEVRVGDGSANPYLAIAAVLFSGLDGVRRGLEPPPPVGGDAYHAAGPEAGDPLPETLEEALEALERDEVLVEGLGTEIVETFLAVKRFEAERHRTWVSDWEIDEYLHHL
- a CDS encoding type 1 glutamine amidotransferase encodes the protein MKPVLIRQHAERTPPALLAGWLHERGIPFEVSRSWLDGEPPDPRRHLFVASLGSQYSPRDAEEQPAVAAELDLVRRCVEEEVPVLGLCFGGQVLASVLGGEVGPLPEPELGWCEVETKDPEEIPPGPWLEWHFEGFETPPGAEELARTRRSVQAFRFGPHLGVQFHPESTVEVVAGWARKDLSSGRLSRYGVEDPLALLEAPPEKEHAAKEAAFRLFDAFFERAVRERSHRA